A part of Miscanthus floridulus cultivar M001 chromosome 6, ASM1932011v1, whole genome shotgun sequence genomic DNA contains:
- the LOC136457961 gene encoding xylan glycosyltransferase MUCI21-like translates to MAAASKASSGLKPPAMDDAAAAAAVKATKGGGRGAFLPHFFLVLSVVTLCAVVYAPRFFVSGPAPYGAVVVGISTPSSTTTSRTSSSAPPLGLEHVAGRGDAEQEHGGALHQYQQVVLDNQVGSPCASLPNHTICCDRTDYHSDVCFMSGDVRTDAASLSLLLFPPPRASSAPAEPGAAAVTEERIRPYTRKWDAYITKTIHEVRLRRVMARPPEEEAAAAAAHRCDVRHDAPVLVVTAAGYSHNMFHVFNDGFLPLWLTAQHLRRHVVLAVLSYSPRWAGTYGEILSGLSRYHVIDLLRDKRTHCFLGAVVGTRYHDYLAVNSTRLRDNRTIVDFHDFLAGVYDDDNLKPKADDGGGSRSRTEETPPLERRPRLGIVSRKGRRVIENQAAVARLAASVGFDVDVMETATGVPLSAMYASVSSYDALVGVHGADLTTFLFLRPGRAALAQIAPLGITMLSRNLFGVPAARMGLHYEQYDVSARESSLSRQYPAGHVVVADPARARREQGKQEWELVEHVYLRGQNVSLDLGRFRETLARIHSRLKERQQSQVSSPDASPQI, encoded by the coding sequence ATGGCGGCGGCCTCAAAGGCGTCGTCCGGCCTCAAGCCGCCCGCCATGGACGAcgcagctgcagcagcagccgtcaAGGCCACCAAGGGCGGCGGCAGAGGGGCGTTCCTGCCCCACTTCTTCCTCGTGCTCTCCGTCGTCACCCTGTGCGCCGTCGTCTACGCCCCGCGCTTCTTCGTCTCCGGGCCCGCCCCGTacggcgccgtcgtcgtcggcaTCTCCACTCCCAGCTCGACGACGACGAGCCGTACGTCGTCGTCAGCACCACCGCTCGGGCTGGAGCACGTCGCAGGCCGCGGCGATGCAGAGCAGGAACACGGCGGCGCGCTGCATCAGTATCAGCAGGTTGTTCTTGACAACCAGGTGGGCTCGCCGTGCGCGTCCCTGCCCAACCACACCATCTGCTGCGACCGCACCGACTACCACTCCGACGTCTGCTTCATGTCCGGCGACGTGCGCACGGACGCCGCGTCCCTGTCCCTCCTGCTGTTCCCGCCTCCGCGAGCCTCGTCAGCGCCGGCGGagcccggcgccgccgccgtgacGGAGGAGCGGATACGGCCCTACACGCGCAAGTGGGACGCCTACATCACCAAGACGATCCACGAGGTCAGGCTCCGCCGGGTGATGGCCCGGCCCCCGGAGGAGGAGGCCGCTGCCGCTGCGGCGCACCGGTGCGACGTCCGGCACGACGCGCCTGTCCTCGTAGTCACGGCGGCCGGGTACAGCCACAACATGTTCCACGTCTTCAACGACGGGTTCCTGCCGCTGTGGCTGACGGCGCAGCACCTCCGCCGCCACGTCGTGCTCGCCGTGCTCTCGTACAGCCCGCGGTGGGCGGGCACCTACGGCGAGATCCTCTCCGGCCTGTCAAGGTACCACGTCATCGACCTGCTCAGGGACAAGAGGACGCACTGCTTCCTGGGCGCCGTCGTGGGGACACGCTACCACGACTACCTCGCCGTCAACTCCACCAGGCTCCGGGACAACAGGACCATCGTCGACTTCCACGACTTCCTCGCCGGCGTGTACGACGACGACAACCTCAAACCCAAagctgacgacggcggcggcagcagaAGCAGGACGGAGGAGACGCCGCCGCTGGAGCGGCGGCCACGGCTTGGGATCGTGTCGCGCAAGGGGAGGCGCGTGATCGAGAACCAGGCGGCCGTGGCGCGGCTGGCGGCGTCGGTCGGGTTCGACGTGGACGTCATGGAGACGGCCACCGGGGTGCCGCTCTCGGCGATGTACGCGTCGGTGAGCTCGTACGACGCGCTGGTGGGCGTGCACGGCGCCGACCTGACCACGTTCCTGTTCCTGCGCCCCGGCCGCGCGGCGCTGGCGCAGATCGCGCCGCTGGGGATCACCATGCTCTCGCGCAACCTCTTCGGCGTGCCGGCGGCGAGGATGGGGCTGCACTACGAGCAGTACGACGTGAGCGCTCGCGAGAGCTCGCTGAGCCGCCAGTACCCGGCTGGCCACGTCGTCGTGGCCGACCCGGCGCGGGCGAGGCGGGAGCAGGGGAAGCAGGAGTGGGAGCTTGTGGAGCACGTGTACCTGCGCGGGCAGAACGTGAGCCTGGACCTCGGCCGGTTCCGGGAGACACTGGCCAGGATCCACTCCCGACTCAAGGAGCGACAACAAAGTCAGGTGTCCAGTCCAGATGCATCACCGCAAATATAG